Proteins found in one Bacillus subtilis subsp. subtilis str. 168 genomic segment:
- the pxpB gene encoding L-5-oxoprolinase (ATP-dependent) subunit B (Evidence 1a: Function from experimental evidences in the studied strain; PubMedId: 9334321, 18823995, 19040634, 20524093, 21050859, 21245531, 22277658, 28830929; Product type e: enzyme) — translation MTVRYQIEQLGDSAMMIRFGEEINEQVNGIVHAAAAYIEEQPFPGFIECIPAFTSLTVFYDMYEVYKHLPQGISSPFESVKRDVEERLAEIAEDYEVNRRIVEIPVCYGGEFGPDLEEVAKINQLSPEEVIDIHTNGEYVVYMLGFAPGFPFLGGMSKRIAAPRKSSPRPSIPAGSVGIAGLQTGVYPISTPGGWQLIGKTPLALFRPQENPPTLLRAGDIVKFVRISEKDYHAYKEESN, via the coding sequence ATGACTGTACGATATCAAATCGAACAGCTCGGTGATTCTGCAATGATGATCCGATTCGGAGAAGAAATCAATGAACAGGTCAACGGCATTGTCCATGCAGCGGCCGCTTATATAGAAGAACAGCCATTTCCGGGATTCATTGAATGTATCCCGGCTTTTACAAGTCTAACCGTATTTTATGATATGTATGAAGTGTACAAGCATTTGCCTCAAGGCATAAGCTCACCTTTTGAGAGTGTCAAGCGCGATGTCGAAGAGCGGCTGGCAGAAATAGCCGAAGACTATGAGGTCAACCGCCGTATTGTAGAAATTCCCGTTTGCTATGGCGGTGAATTCGGTCCGGATTTAGAAGAGGTGGCGAAGATCAATCAACTGTCACCGGAGGAAGTAATCGACATTCATACAAACGGTGAATATGTGGTGTATATGCTTGGCTTCGCGCCCGGTTTTCCTTTTCTAGGCGGGATGTCAAAACGCATTGCAGCTCCGAGAAAATCATCGCCAAGACCGTCGATTCCCGCAGGTTCGGTCGGTATTGCGGGATTGCAGACAGGCGTTTATCCGATTTCAACGCCGGGCGGCTGGCAGCTGATCGGCAAAACGCCGCTGGCTCTTTTCCGGCCGCAGGAAAACCCGCCGACATTGCTGCGGGCGGGAGATATTGTGAAATTCGTTCGCATCTCAGAAAAAGACTATCACGCCTATAAGGAGGAGTCCAATTGA
- the pxpC gene encoding L-5-oxoprolinase (ATP-dependent) subunit C (Evidence 1a: Function from experimental evidences in the studied strain; PubMedId: 9334321, 18823995, 19040634, 20524093, 21050859, 21245531, 22277658, 28830929; Product type e: enzyme) — MKVLKPGLLTTVQDIGRTGYQKYGVLASGAMDTVSLRIANLLIGNGENEAGLEITMMGPGPSFHFSKQTLIAVTGADFTLRINDEEAPLWKPVLIKENSTVSFGPCKLGSRAYLAAAGGIEVPAVMESKSTYVRGSIGGLHGRALQKEDELNIGEMSALSQTILSRLSSQLGKQGFAAPKWSVSRGRFLPLKKNPVIRVLEGKQFAFFTEESKTRFYEEAFRVTPQSDRMGYRLKGEPLELKAPLEMVSEAVSFGTVQVPPDGNPIILLADRQTTGGYPRIAHIISADLPIVSQIMPGEHVQFEPVSLQEAEALAVEREQHIKELKTRMKMEWLT, encoded by the coding sequence ATGAAAGTATTAAAGCCCGGACTGCTCACAACGGTTCAGGATATAGGCAGAACGGGTTACCAAAAATACGGCGTTCTGGCCAGCGGCGCTATGGACACGGTTTCACTGCGCATTGCCAATCTGTTGATAGGAAACGGCGAAAATGAAGCAGGTCTCGAAATAACGATGATGGGGCCCGGTCCGTCGTTTCATTTTTCAAAACAGACACTGATTGCTGTGACAGGGGCGGACTTCACGCTGCGTATTAATGACGAGGAAGCGCCTTTATGGAAGCCTGTGCTCATCAAGGAAAACAGCACGGTCAGCTTTGGCCCCTGCAAACTCGGCAGCCGTGCTTATTTGGCGGCAGCTGGCGGCATTGAGGTGCCTGCCGTCATGGAAAGTAAAAGCACATACGTCAGAGGAAGCATTGGCGGACTTCATGGCAGAGCGCTTCAAAAAGAAGATGAACTGAACATTGGAGAGATGTCAGCTCTTTCGCAAACCATCCTTTCTCGCTTAAGTTCGCAGCTTGGAAAACAGGGATTTGCAGCACCGAAGTGGTCAGTCAGCCGCGGCAGATTTCTGCCATTGAAGAAGAATCCCGTCATTCGGGTGCTGGAAGGAAAGCAATTTGCCTTTTTCACAGAAGAATCAAAAACGCGTTTTTATGAAGAAGCATTTCGTGTCACGCCGCAGTCCGACCGTATGGGCTACAGGCTCAAAGGAGAACCGCTCGAACTGAAGGCCCCGCTTGAGATGGTGTCGGAAGCGGTTTCATTCGGAACAGTTCAGGTGCCGCCTGACGGCAACCCGATTATCCTGCTTGCAGACCGGCAGACGACTGGCGGCTATCCGAGGATCGCGCACATCATATCCGCTGATCTTCCGATTGTTTCCCAAATCATGCCGGGCGAGCACGTTCAGTTTGAGCCTGTGTCCCTCCAGGAGGCAGAAGCGCTTGCGGTAGAACGGGAACAGCATATAAAAGAACTGAAAACGAGAATGAAGATGGAATGGCTGACATAG